The Punica granatum isolate Tunisia-2019 chromosome 4, ASM765513v2, whole genome shotgun sequence sequence ATAGTTTGGTCAATGACATTAGAGAAGTTCTGCAAAGCTTAATATAGATGACAGCATCGAATCTATGCCAAGAACAAAAGGGATAATTAAGTTAGACGCTCTCAGTAGATAGCAAGTGCTCTCCCTGGGAACAAAAATTCCAGCAATGACAATGAGACGACTCCCAAGGGCTTACTCATCTCTAGGTAATGAGATCATCCTGAGCTACCTTAATTTCATAAGAATTAAAAACAGAGGAGCAGCAGAACAGAAGCAAGACCATCACACATTCAAAAGATGAGAATAGCTAGCTCAAATGCAGTACAAACTACAAGCAAGCAAGACCCCAAGATGTCTCACCCTCGAGTCAGAACATCCAATCAGAAGCATTTCAGTGGTACTATTGGTATATCAACGTCTTATGCACAGTTCAATTTTCGATGACTAGCGGATGCATATGTTCATAACATATTTAACAGAATGAAATCAGACAGGACCGGAGATGACTATGCTGTGATGCAGAAACTTCTTGGAAAGCAATACTACTAACCCTCGACCAGAATGCCCATAAGAAGTGCTTCAGTGCCGGTGTTTGGATACTTGAGCTTCCTTGCCTCCAGTTCTGCCATAGCAAAGGACTTTATAGCCCTCGCTGACCATCTAAGAAAATGCATTAATCAACAACCAAATCATCACTCCTGATGGTGAAAACCAACTCGGTCGAAGCCACTCAACAAATCGCCAGCATACAAACATCTGCTTATTCCAGTCATCCATACATTCCGCAGTAGACATCGAATATCGCCAACATGATAATACAACATCAAAGTTACTCTCATTATTGGGAAAGTGAAGAAGGTGAACTTATATAGCTCACCTGGGGAGTTTGTCAGAAAGGGCCGGCTCCGGTTTCCTGCGCAGCGACATTCAGTCAGGAAACCCTTATCATCATCGACGGAAAagattatttgtttttttcttttgtaaaaaGAATTCAAATTGAGCTAATCAGATCAAGAACCTACGCAGTAGGGAGGCTGAGCAGGACCGTGGCGACGGTGGGTTGGCGTTTCAGGGCGAAACTCTTCGAGCTGAGAGGTCCAATCGCCAGCTCTTTCCCAACAAACGAGCTCACGGGACTGCGCTGTCTCAAATTCAAACCCAGGAAGCTGCTGATGCTGCGGAGGGTTTTGCGGCTGGATTGAGAGGTGGAAGCTGAAATTGGAAGTACGGAGAGCGATTGAGCCTGAGCAGCCATGTCAGGTGAAGCGATGTGGGAGGGCGCCGCCGTGGGGAAAAAACTGAAGCCCCAGTTGATTTCAGAGGGGTTCGGAGCTGCTAGGAGGTGAAGTTCCGACTGGTTTATGGGATTTCATCACTTGTCCATTCACTTGTCTACAATGGCGTGGAGTGGAGCCCGTGGAGGAAGAGAGCCCggggaagagaagagaagagaaggaagaaggcagTGGATGGATAGAGtagaattataataatttttttttttttaagttgcTTTTTCCCAAGTGTAATAATAGTCACTAATCAATCATATTGGCCATTACAACGACACGAATAAAGTGTAGGCCTAGGAGTTTCAAAATGTCGGAacattacaaaattaaaagcAGTTACAAATTGAGCGAGATCACCTGCAACCTTTGTTAACTCCACGAAACCTAGGTCTcgtttgttttcagggttacaatcacaaaaattttaactttaactttaactcaacccactacacaataaaaatacacatttcccaagtcaactttaactttaactcaacatactatacaacatttgtcattttccacaatcaaaatcaaagttactttaactctgaaaccaaacgcctcACTATGCATTGGGTTAAGCACACGTAAATGATCCGCTTGcaataaaaaacaaataaagtgAATGAGCCATTTTCTCTAGTTGAACCCGAAATCAAGTCCATCACCAATTTGGCATCCAATGATAAGAATTGAATATGAAGATCGTAGGTTTTTGCGGATTCTGATAGACTAGAGAGGACAAAgctttgaattttcaattttctggAGAATTCCTTTTCGGTCTAAATCCTATGAATTCTTTTAGGTAATACCTTGTGTACAAGGATTCTGTGACAATAGAGAAAAACACAtaattgaatgaaaatgaattacaatatttaataataatatgaaaattacaatttgaatattaaaaaataacagatttgaaaaaaatttacaaaaaattgCCTACCATGCTTTTCCATCAATAGTGGTAGTTTAGGCTCTAAAAAAACATGGACTCAAGCTTGCCCAAGTTCAATAATTTAGAAGGATTGTAACCACGTTGAGATGCTCGGAAGCAAATGCCATGGGATAGTAACAACCTTCTCGAACAATGACTGATGGAGTCGTGACCGCATTGTTGAAGGATACTCCTATCGCCATAAACTTTGTACATGAATCGTTAAGGGATAAATCCTATCACTACAAGTTCGATTATCTAAATTACCTTACTCCTGAGATAAGGAAGAGGATGCTCCCAAGCTAAGTTAAGCTGCAATATATCAATAGTTGTGTGTTGAGTTGTTGTTATCCTGGGAGACTATATAGTATTTATCGGCCTCCAAGCTCCCCTGGTTGTTATGCTAGTTTCTCTAAGGCTAAGATCGTGGAAAAGAGGTTAAAGTTAACTTCCTTACTGAACAAGGAAAGTCTCTGCGTGCCCCCACTCCAAGTAAATCAGTCAGCAACTGTCTGGGTAGTGTTTTTCACGTACATTTTTCACGCGATCTTATTCTCGAGGGTCGTGTCTTTGCTTTTATCCACGTGGAATTCTCGCCAGACCGTTCTTCTCCTACTCGTAATGATTTGGCCGAATGTACCACTTAGGCATCTTTCACTCATGGGTGATTCGAAAGAGCATATCATTACGTCCATATTCCTAAACGCAACGTATCATCTTTCCACCTTGAACGACATAGGGAATTCGATTCATGAACTTATTAGTTATTGTAAACAAGTCCCCgacctttatttatttatgctaGTGACCCGAATATACTGACCTAGTGCTAGCCCTTTAAATTCATGCCACGTGGCATGAGTTGAAAAACTAATTTCATACTGGCAACAATAGCTCATAATCAAACCATCCTGAACAGTTCGAAAATTTAGCACTGAAGCTGTTTGG is a genomic window containing:
- the LOC116206155 gene encoding ATP-dependent Clp protease ATP-binding subunit CLPT1, chloroplastic; this encodes MAAQAQSLSVLPISASTSQSSRKTLRSISSFLGLNLRQRSPVSSFVGKELAIGPLSSKSFALKRQPTVATVLLSLPTAKPEPALSDKLPRWSARAIKSFAMAELEARKLKYPNTGTEALLMGILVEGTSLTAKFLRNDGITLFKVREETVNLLGKSDMYFFSPEHPPLTEQAQRALDWAVDEKLKSGKDGEITTTHLLLGIWSEKESAGLKILASLGFNDEKAKELAKSMDDDIVLSYK